The Pseudomonas sp. FP2309 genomic sequence CTGGGGCGCGAAGGTAACGTCCTGGTCATCACTGTGGTCGAGCGACCTTCCGTCGCCAGTATCGAGATCGAGGGCAACAAGGCGATCTCCACTGAAGACCTGATGAAGGGCCTCAAACAGTCCGGCCTGGCGGAGGGCGAGATCTTCCAGCGCGCCACCCTTGAAGGTGTGCGTAACGAACTGCAACGCCAGTACGTTGCCCAGGGCCGCTACTCCGCGACCGTGGAAACGGAAGTGGTGCCGCAACCTCGTAACCGTGTAGGCCTCAAGGTCAACATCAACGAAGGTACCGTGGCGGCCATTCAGCACATCAACGTGGTGGGTAACACCAAGTTTGCTGATGAAGACCTGATCGACCTGTTCGAACTCAAGACCACCAACTGGCTGTCGTTTTTCAAGAACGATGACAAGTACGCCCGTGAAAAACTCTCCGGTGACCTTGAGCGTCTGCGTTCCTACTACCTGGACCGCGGTTACATCAACATGGACATCGCTTCGACCCAGGTGTCCATCACCCCGGACAAGAAGCACGTCTACATCACCGTCAACGTCAACGAAGGCGAGAAGTACAAGGTTCGTGACGTCAAGCTGAGCGGCGACTTGAAAGTGCCTGAAGATCAGGTCAAGTCCCTGCTGCTGGTGCAGAAAGACCAAGTGTTCTCGCGCAAGCTGATGACCACCACTTCCGAACTGATCACCCGTCGTCTGGGTAACGAAGGCTATACCTTCGCCAACGTTAACGGTGTGCCGACCCCGCACGATGAAGACCACACCGTGGATATCACGTTCGTGGTTGACCCAGGCAAGCGCGCCTACGTGAACCGCATCAACTTCCGTGGCAATACCAAGTCTGCGGACGAAGTGCTGCGTCGTGAAATGCGTCAGATGGAAGGTGGTTGGGCATCGACTTACCTGATCGACCAGTCCAAGACCCGTCTTGAACGCCTGGGCTTCTTTAAGGAAGTCAACGTCGAAACCCCAGCCGTACCGGGTGTGGACGACCAGGTTGACGTGAACTACGCCGTAGAAGAACAAGCGTCGGGTTCGATCACCGCCAGCGTTGGTTTTGCACAGAGTGCCGGTCTGATCCTGGGTGGTTCCATCACTCAGAACAACTTCCTCGGTACCGGTAACCGTGTCTCCATTGGCCTGACCCGAAGCGAATACCAGAGCCGATATAACTTCGGTTATACCGACCCCTACTGGACAGCAGACGGTGTGAGCCTGGGCTACAACGCCTTCTACCGCACCACCGACTACAAAGACCTTGACGTCGACGTTGCAAGCTATGCGATCGACAGCCTGGGTGCCGGTGTCAACGTGGGTTATCCGATCAGTGAAACGTCGCGTCTGACCTTCGGCCTGACCGCGCAGCAGGATGAGATCAAGACCGGTGTGTATACCGTGGATGAGATCTTCGACTTTACCCGTCGCGAAGGCGACAAGTTCCTGAACTTCAAGGCGTCTGCCGGCTGGTCCGAGTCGACCCTGAACAAAGGCGTACTGGCAACCCGTGGCCACTCTCAGAGCCTGACCCTGGAAACCACCACGCCGGGCAGCGACCTGTCGTTCTTCAAGCTCGATTACCGCGGCCAGTTGTTCCAGCCGCTGAGCGATAACTACACCATGCGCCTGCACACTGAGCTGGGTTATGGCGACGGTTATGGTTCGACCAATGGCTTGCCGTTCTATGAGAACTACTACGCGGGTGGTTTCAACTCGGTACGTGGCTTCAAGGACAGTACGCTGGGGCCGCGTGGTACCCCAAGCCGTGGTGTTGACAAGACCGGTAACGTCGGGACGCAGTTAGACTCCGACAACGACCCACTGCCATTCGGTGGTAACGTGTTGATCCAGGGCGGTGCCGAGATTCTGTTCCCGTTGCCATTCGTGAAAGATCAGCGCTCTCTGCGGACTTCGGTCTTCTGGGACGTGGGTAACGTGTTCGACTCCAAGTGCGAGCAGATCACCAACCCAAGCGGCGTGAAGTCCAACACTCAGTGTAACGACGTGAGCCTCAGCAACCTGGCGAGCTCCGTGGGTGTGGGTGTGACGTGGGTGACTGCGCTTGGTCCGTTGAGCTTTGCTTTGGCCATGCCGATCAAGAAACCGGATAACGCTGAAACCCAGATTTTCCAATTCTCCCTCGGCCAGACGTTCTAAGCGTCTGACCCAAGATAACGACAACGGATTCTGTAGGAGTTGCATTGTGCGTAAGTTGACTCAATTGGTTCTGCTGGCCACCGTGCTGGTAACCACCCCGGCCTTCGCCGAAATGAAAATCGCCGTCCTGAACTATCAGATGGCTCTGCTGGAGTCCGACGCGGCCAAGAAATACGCCGTTGACGCCGAGAAAAAATTCGGTCCGCAACTGACCAAGCTCAAGACCCTGGAAAGCAGTGCCAAGGGCATCCAGGATCGTCTGGTAGCCGGTGGTGACAAGATGCAGCAAGGCGAGCGCGAGCGTCTGGAGCTTGAATTCAAGCAAAAGGCCCGTGACTACCAGTTCCAATCCAAGGAACTGAACGAAGCCAAAGCTGTTGCTGACCGCGAAATGCTCAAGCAGCTCAAGCCGAAACTCGACAGCGCAGTGGAAGAAGTCATCAAGAAAGGTGCCTTTGACCTGGTGTTCGAGCGTGGCGCAGTGATTGACGTAAAGCCTCAATACGACATCACCCGTCAGGTGATCGAGCGCATGAATCAGCTGAAGTAAGCCATGACCGCGACTATCAAGCTCGGCGAGTTGGCCGAGTTCCTGGGGGCTACCTTGCTTGGCTCCCCGGAGAAGGAAATCACTGGGCTAGCCACCTTGCAGGAGGCTGGCCCAGCTCAGTTGAGCTTCCTCGCAAATCCTCAGTACCGTAAATACCTGGTCGACAGCCGCGCTGCAGCCGTATTGCTGAAGGCTGCTGACGCCGAAGGGTTTGCCGGGGATGCGCTGGTCGTAGCCGACCCCTACCTGGCCTATGCGCGGGTGTCGCACCTGTTCGATCCCAAACCCAAGGCAGCTGCTGGTATTCATCCGTCGGCCGTCATTGCCGATGATGCCCAGGTTGATCCTGCGGCCAGCATCGGCGCCTTTGCGGTGATCGAGAGTGGCACACGTATTGGTGCCGGTGTCACGGTGGGTGCCCACTGCTTTATCGGCGCTCGCTGCGAAATCGGTGCCGATGGCTGGTTGGCGCCCCGCGTCACCCTGTACCACGATGTGCGTATCGGGCAGCGTGTGGTGATCCAGTCCGGTGCAGTGATCGGGGGGGAAGGCTTTGGCTTCGCCAACTCGAAGGGCATCTGGAACAAGATTGCCCAGGTTGGCGGTGTTGTGATCGGTGACGACGTGGAAATCGGTGTCAACACAGCCGTCGATCGCGGGGCCCTGGCCGATACCGTGATCGGTAACGGTGTGAAGCTCGACAACCAGATCCAGATCGCCCACAACGTACAGATTGGCGATCACACCGCCATGGCGGCGTGCGTGGGGATTTCCGGCAGCACCAAAATCGGCAAGCATTGCATGCTCGCCGGTGGCGTTGGGCTGGTAGGGCATATCGATATTTGCGACAACGTATTCATCACCGGTATGACCATGGTCACTCACTCGATTACCGAGCCAGGGGCCTATTCGTCCGGTACCGCCATGCAGCCTGCGGCTGAGTGGCGCAAGAGTGCAGCGCGGTTGAGGCAGCTCGACGACATGGCTCGACGTCTCAAACAGCTGGAAAAGCGTGTTGGGGACGTGACCCCTGGCGGTAATGCTTCATCAGAAGGCTGATACCATTTCCATATCAAGTGTGCACAGCCGCTAGACTTGCCTCCTTGATTTGCTAGCGGGGCGTGCGTTTAGTCGCACGCCCCCAATCTTTATTACAGGCTTCCCCCCGAAATGATGGACATCAACGAGATTCGCGAATACCTGCCTCACCGTTACCCGTTCCTGCTGGTGGACCGCGTAGTGGACCTCAATGTTGAGGAAAAGCGCATTCGTGCCTACAAGAATGTCAGCATCAACGAACCGTTCTTCAATGGTCACTTTCCCGCGCATCCCATCATGCCGGGCGTGTTGATCATCGAAGCGATGGCCCAGGCTGCCGGTATTCTTGGTTTCAAAATGCTCGACCTCAAGCCTGCCGATGGCACGCTTTACTATTTCGTGGGTTCGGACAAGTTGCGTTTCCGCAATCCGGTTACCCCGGGTGACCAGTTGATCCTGGAAGCCAAATTCATCAGCTGCAAGCGCCAGATCTGGAAGTTCGAATGCCAGGCCTCGGTAGATGGCAAGCCAGTGTGCTCCGCTGAGATCATCTGCGCGGAACGCAAACTATGAGTTTGATTGACCCTCGCG encodes the following:
- the bamA gene encoding outer membrane protein assembly factor BamA, with protein sequence MKRLLLTAVLTVLMIAEVHAESFTISDIRVNGLQRVSAGSVFGALPLNVGEQADDRRLVESTRALFKTGFFQDIQLGREGNVLVITVVERPSVASIEIEGNKAISTEDLMKGLKQSGLAEGEIFQRATLEGVRNELQRQYVAQGRYSATVETEVVPQPRNRVGLKVNINEGTVAAIQHINVVGNTKFADEDLIDLFELKTTNWLSFFKNDDKYAREKLSGDLERLRSYYLDRGYINMDIASTQVSITPDKKHVYITVNVNEGEKYKVRDVKLSGDLKVPEDQVKSLLLVQKDQVFSRKLMTTTSELITRRLGNEGYTFANVNGVPTPHDEDHTVDITFVVDPGKRAYVNRINFRGNTKSADEVLRREMRQMEGGWASTYLIDQSKTRLERLGFFKEVNVETPAVPGVDDQVDVNYAVEEQASGSITASVGFAQSAGLILGGSITQNNFLGTGNRVSIGLTRSEYQSRYNFGYTDPYWTADGVSLGYNAFYRTTDYKDLDVDVASYAIDSLGAGVNVGYPISETSRLTFGLTAQQDEIKTGVYTVDEIFDFTRREGDKFLNFKASAGWSESTLNKGVLATRGHSQSLTLETTTPGSDLSFFKLDYRGQLFQPLSDNYTMRLHTELGYGDGYGSTNGLPFYENYYAGGFNSVRGFKDSTLGPRGTPSRGVDKTGNVGTQLDSDNDPLPFGGNVLIQGGAEILFPLPFVKDQRSLRTSVFWDVGNVFDSKCEQITNPSGVKSNTQCNDVSLSNLASSVGVGVTWVTALGPLSFALAMPIKKPDNAETQIFQFSLGQTF
- the lpxD gene encoding UDP-3-O-(3-hydroxymyristoyl)glucosamine N-acyltransferase, which codes for MTATIKLGELAEFLGATLLGSPEKEITGLATLQEAGPAQLSFLANPQYRKYLVDSRAAAVLLKAADAEGFAGDALVVADPYLAYARVSHLFDPKPKAAAGIHPSAVIADDAQVDPAASIGAFAVIESGTRIGAGVTVGAHCFIGARCEIGADGWLAPRVTLYHDVRIGQRVVIQSGAVIGGEGFGFANSKGIWNKIAQVGGVVIGDDVEIGVNTAVDRGALADTVIGNGVKLDNQIQIAHNVQIGDHTAMAACVGISGSTKIGKHCMLAGGVGLVGHIDICDNVFITGMTMVTHSITEPGAYSSGTAMQPAAEWRKSAARLRQLDDMARRLKQLEKRVGDVTPGGNASSEG
- a CDS encoding OmpH family outer membrane protein, translating into MRKLTQLVLLATVLVTTPAFAEMKIAVLNYQMALLESDAAKKYAVDAEKKFGPQLTKLKTLESSAKGIQDRLVAGGDKMQQGERERLELEFKQKARDYQFQSKELNEAKAVADREMLKQLKPKLDSAVEEVIKKGAFDLVFERGAVIDVKPQYDITRQVIERMNQLK
- the fabZ gene encoding 3-hydroxyacyl-ACP dehydratase FabZ, with translation MMDINEIREYLPHRYPFLLVDRVVDLNVEEKRIRAYKNVSINEPFFNGHFPAHPIMPGVLIIEAMAQAAGILGFKMLDLKPADGTLYYFVGSDKLRFRNPVTPGDQLILEAKFISCKRQIWKFECQASVDGKPVCSAEIICAERKL